From the genome of candidate division TA06 bacterium:
GAGCTGGATCCTGACAATCCGGTATTCTACTTCAATCTGGGATTTTTATATCAGCGCCATAATTTAAGCGAGGCCGCCCAGCAGTCATTCAGCAAGGCCCAGGAAGCACAGCAGGTGCGGCAGGCAAAGCACTCGGCCCAGCAGACGGCCGTCATTAGCGCGCATTGGAGGGGAGACGCTGGCAGCCTGCTGAAGGAACTGGATTCAATAGAAGAGACCATGACCCAGCCTGATGTGGAACAACCTTCGGTGATCGCCCTGCCCCAGGCCGAAGAGGCTGGCCCGGAAAAAACAACGGAGGAGCAACCGGTTCCTTCATACGAAACTGCGCCAGAGCAGACTCCGGCCATGGCCGGGGAAACCACAGGCTTCTCCGGGGTGGACGATCTGTTAAGCGAATTGGACGACCTGGAGTCCAGCATGGAGAAGGTTGAAACGTACAATAACGGCAAAGCAGAAATTCCGGAGGAACCGGAAGCAGCCCCGTTGGAGATAGTCACGGTCAAGGATGAACTGATCGTTCAAATTCCATCCGGCGAACAGCTGCCATCGGCAGAAGGCCAGAACGAGGTTTCTCCGCTGGAGATCGTTACCGTCAAGGACGAATTGATCGCCCAGGTGCCGCAGTCTTCACAGGATCAACAGTCAGCCGAGGCAAAACTGGAGTTAGTTACGGTTCAGGAAGAACTGGGTCCGGTGGAGCAGGAAGCCCCGGAACCGGAAATGCCTACGGAATCAAAGCAAACCAGCGAATCGACGCTGGACCTTTTGAAGGAATTGGATTCCATAGAGTCCATGGTGGCAGGGATAGAGCAGGCCGGAGTTGAAGATCGGACGGAGACCAAGGAATCCGTGTCCGAAACCAGCGCTGATGATCTGGAGAGCGAAGCCCTGAAGTTGCTGCAGGAGTTGGATGTTCCCCTGGCTGAAAAAAGCCCGGCGCCGCTAACGTCTGTACCCGTGGATGAAACACCTGCCCCTGACGGAGTGAAGGACAAGGAAAGCATTCCCGAGCCAGATTCCGAGGCCATCAAGAAAAAAATGGAAAGGCTGAACCAGATGGAGGAGCAAATGATGGAGGAATTGCTGAAGCTTAAGGCCGAGCGGGAACAATTGAGGGCGGAGCTGAAGGTCTAAAATTAAAGGAGGATGGATCCCGTTCTAAGAAAAATTAAATCCGGTGTCCCGATATTTCGGGGCACCGGATTTTTCAACAACCAAACTTAAGGGCTATTACTGCTGAGCTCTCATGATCTGTTGCAGGTTATCCGGATCGGGTGATTTGCTGAGGGCCTCGTCCAGTGTTATCACCTTGCGCTTGAAAAGCGAGGCCAGGGACATGTTAAGGGTGCACATGCCCTGCTTGACGCTGGTCTGGATCAGGCTCTGCAGTTGGTAGGTCTTTCCCTCCCGGATCAGGTTGCGCACCGCTCCGGTGCCGGTCATTATCTCGTGGACCGCTACCCGGCCCTTGCCGTCGGCCCTTTTCACCAGGATCTGTGAGATCACCGCCACGAAGTTTACGGCCACCTGCATCCTGATCTGCTCCTGCTGAAACAAGGGGAAAACGTCGATGATCCGGTCGATGGTTTGGACGGCATCGGTGGTATGAAGGGTGGCCAGCACCAGGTGGCCGGTCTCGGCCGCTGTGATTGCCAGCTGGATGGTCTCCAGGTCCCGCATCTCTCCAATCAGGATGCAGTCCGGATCCTGGCGCAGCACATATTTCAGGGCGTCGGCAAAGGTCAAAGTATCGCGGCCCAGCTCCCGCTGGTTGACGATGGCCTTCTTGTCGGTGTGAACGAACTCCACCGGGTCCTCCACCGTCATGATGTGGCAGGGTTCGTTGGCGTTGCGGTGGTCTATCATCGAGGCCTGGGTGGTGGACTTGCCGCAGCCGGCAGGGCCGGTGACCAGCACCAGTCCCCGGGGCCGCATGGAAGCCTCCTTCATGATGGCGGGGAACCCCAGCTCATCCAGGGACGGTATCCTTTCGGGAACCAGCCTGAAGACCATACCCAGCGAGCTGCGTTGCAGGAACAGGTTGACCCGGAACCGGCCGGTGCCGGTTTGGGTATAGGCAAAATCCAGCTCCAGGTCCTGGGTGAACTTCTGCCATTGGGCCGGGGTCAGCACCGAACCCACGAAACGCTTGATGTCGTCGGGGGTCAAGGCCGGCAGCTGGCTGGGAAGAAGATCGCCATTGATCCGAAGCAGCGGAGTGCTGCCGACCTTAAGGTGAAGGTCCGAGGCTCCCTGCTGGGCCATGTGCTGCAATAGCTGGAGTATATCCATTTTACTTTAAATCAGTATGTGTAGGTTCCGGCAATAAGGAATGTAACAGTAATACATTGGCGATGCTTTGGTAATGCGACTGACCAAACAATTGTATGCCCATAGTATAACAACTGCATTCTCAACCGTTTTTCAATTACATCAGCAGGCCGCTTTCCCCGGAAAGATCAGACCTTCATGATCATCCGTTCAAATTCAATGGGATTGGATGATTTAGCCATGGCATCCTCCAGGGTCACCTGTCCTTTCAGGAAATAGTCCTTTAAACAGGAATCCAGGGTGACCATGCCGTACTTGCCGCCGCTCTGGATGGCACTGTATATCTGGTGGGTCTTGCCTTCCCGGATGATGGCCCGGAGGGCCGGGGTGCAGGTCAGAACTTCGTAGGCCACCATCCGGCCCTTACCGTCGGTGCGGGGCAGCAGGGTCTGGGAGAAGATGGCCTGGAGTGTGGTGGAGAGCTGCAGCCTTACCTGCTGCTGCTGGGCCGGGGGAAAGACGTCAATGATCCGGTCCACGGTCTGGGCGGCGTCGGCGGTGTGAAGGGTGGCCATCACCAGGTGGCCGGTCTCGGCCGCGGTAATGGCCAGGCTGATGGTTTCCAGGTCGCGCATCTCGCCCACCAGGATGATATCCGGATTCTGGCGCATCACGTGCTTAAGGGCTCCGGCAAAACTGTGGGTGTCTATTCCCACCTCGCGCTGATTGACGCAGGCTTTCTTGTCGCGGTGCAGGAACTCGATGGGGTCCTCGATGGTGATGATGTGGCAGGAACGGCCCTCGTTGATGAAGTCGATCATGGCGGCCAGGCTGGTGGATTTACCGGAGCCGGTGGGGCCGGTGACCAGCACCAGGCCCCGGGGCAGCATCGAGACCTTTTTCATGATCTGGGGCAGGGCCAGCTCGTCAATAGTCTTGATCAGAAGGGGGATGACCCGAAGCACGGCCCCCACAGCGTTCTTCTGCTTAAAGACATTGACCCGGAAGCGGGAGACGCCTGGGATGGAGTAAGACAGGTCCATCTGATGGGTCTGCTCAAATTTCTGGCGCCGTTCCTCGTTCAATATCTCGTACAGCAGCATCTTTGTGTCATCGGCCGTCATCACCGGCAGGCTGGTGCGCACCAGCTGTCCGTGGATCCTGTAAATGGGCGGCTCGCCGCACTTGATGTGCAGATCCGATCCCTGCTGGCTGACCAGCATTCTTAACAGTTCGTCAATTTTGGCCATGACAATTAAAAGTAATTAATGAGATCGCAAATATTTCAGGGCTAATTGCCGTTTCTGAAACATTCCAGACATATTAAACTAATAGTTTAACAAAAGCAGGCTTTTAAAGTCAAGGATAATAATCAAAAATAAATCAAAGGTCTTTGCCTGCAGGCAAAGACCTGGTCCAAAACAGAAAGGAACCTTGCTGACAGGCCTATGCCAACTGTACAAATGAAAATAGCAGAGGGACAGGATCA
Proteins encoded in this window:
- a CDS encoding DnaJ domain-containing protein; its protein translation is MTNYYEILGVSRGAEASEISQTYRRLLQDQYQEMGKEADLSLLSQAHKTLTNPAKRREYDATLDLLSGQFVVQDPENPNKGEKAYLDGLKAFDLQNYQEAVQYFARAARLDPKQGHFFSQWGLSIGMFPGRLPEAELYCKKAIELDPDNPVFYFNLGFLYQRHNLSEAAQQSFSKAQEAQQVRQAKHSAQQTAVISAHWRGDAGSLLKELDSIEETMTQPDVEQPSVIALPQAEEAGPEKTTEEQPVPSYETAPEQTPAMAGETTGFSGVDDLLSELDDLESSMEKVETYNNGKAEIPEEPEAAPLEIVTVKDELIVQIPSGEQLPSAEGQNEVSPLEIVTVKDELIAQVPQSSQDQQSAEAKLELVTVQEELGPVEQEAPEPEMPTESKQTSESTLDLLKELDSIESMVAGIEQAGVEDRTETKESVSETSADDLESEALKLLQELDVPLAEKSPAPLTSVPVDETPAPDGVKDKESIPEPDSEAIKKKMERLNQMEEQMMEELLKLKAEREQLRAELKV
- a CDS encoding type IV pilus twitching motility protein PilT, coding for MDILQLLQHMAQQGASDLHLKVGSTPLLRINGDLLPSQLPALTPDDIKRFVGSVLTPAQWQKFTQDLELDFAYTQTGTGRFRVNLFLQRSSLGMVFRLVPERIPSLDELGFPAIMKEASMRPRGLVLVTGPAGCGKSTTQASMIDHRNANEPCHIMTVEDPVEFVHTDKKAIVNQRELGRDTLTFADALKYVLRQDPDCILIGEMRDLETIQLAITAAETGHLVLATLHTTDAVQTIDRIIDVFPLFQQEQIRMQVAVNFVAVISQILVKRADGKGRVAVHEIMTGTGAVRNLIREGKTYQLQSLIQTSVKQGMCTLNMSLASLFKRKVITLDEALSKSPDPDNLQQIMRAQQ
- a CDS encoding type IV pilus twitching motility protein PilT, translated to MAKIDELLRMLVSQQGSDLHIKCGEPPIYRIHGQLVRTSLPVMTADDTKMLLYEILNEERRQKFEQTHQMDLSYSIPGVSRFRVNVFKQKNAVGAVLRVIPLLIKTIDELALPQIMKKVSMLPRGLVLVTGPTGSGKSTSLAAMIDFINEGRSCHIITIEDPIEFLHRDKKACVNQREVGIDTHSFAGALKHVMRQNPDIILVGEMRDLETISLAITAAETGHLVMATLHTADAAQTVDRIIDVFPPAQQQQVRLQLSTTLQAIFSQTLLPRTDGKGRMVAYEVLTCTPALRAIIREGKTHQIYSAIQSGGKYGMVTLDSCLKDYFLKGQVTLEDAMAKSSNPIEFERMIMKV